A genome region from Akkermansiaceae bacterium includes the following:
- the rimO gene encoding 30S ribosomal protein S12 methylthiotransferase RimO has translation MEKTTVGLISLGCAKNLIDSEVMIGHLAEAGMALTPDPELADVLIVNTCSFIDMAKQESIDAIFGAVNERGENPERAKQKIIVAGCLSQRFAKDLPGIMPEVDAFIGLDQITKVAPIIENLLGKKNSDEVRKTEGPAATDDPRDFVTLKPKYVPDYTTPRFRLTPDHYAYVKIAEGCNHTCTFCIIPKIRGVHRSRTQDSVLREVEALVKSGVKEINLISQDTTYFGMDQWEGQRPNPSSPVDSTRGNSLCTLLREINKIEGDFWVRLLYTHPAHWSDELITTIAECDKVAKYVDIPLQHISDRMLTAMKRVTSGDYIRDLLRRMRAGIPGLGIRTTFIVGFPGETEEDFQELLEFIEEFRFERAGVFQYSKEEGTRAVKLDGHLHHMTRKSRWSRAMSALQKIASETNQSQVGKDVRVLVEQPGVGRTQWDAPEIDGSVMVDEKLPVGSFANVKIGDWRGYDLVAAR, from the coding sequence ATGGAAAAAACAACGGTCGGCCTGATCTCCCTGGGCTGCGCAAAGAACCTGATCGATTCCGAGGTGATGATCGGCCACCTGGCCGAAGCCGGGATGGCCCTCACACCTGATCCCGAGCTTGCCGATGTCCTCATCGTCAACACCTGCTCGTTCATCGACATGGCGAAACAAGAGTCCATCGACGCCATCTTCGGCGCGGTGAACGAGCGCGGCGAGAACCCGGAGCGCGCGAAACAGAAAATCATCGTGGCCGGCTGCCTGTCGCAGCGTTTCGCGAAAGACCTGCCCGGCATCATGCCGGAAGTGGACGCATTCATCGGCCTCGACCAGATCACCAAGGTCGCGCCCATCATTGAGAACCTGCTGGGCAAAAAGAACTCCGACGAAGTCCGGAAAACGGAAGGCCCCGCCGCCACCGACGATCCCCGCGATTTCGTCACGCTGAAGCCGAAGTACGTCCCGGACTACACCACGCCGCGCTTCCGCCTCACGCCGGATCATTACGCCTACGTGAAAATCGCCGAGGGCTGCAACCACACCTGCACCTTCTGCATCATCCCGAAAATCCGCGGCGTCCACCGCTCCCGTACCCAGGATTCCGTCCTCCGCGAGGTCGAGGCGCTGGTGAAATCCGGCGTGAAGGAGATCAACCTCATTTCCCAGGACACCACCTACTTCGGCATGGACCAATGGGAAGGCCAGCGGCCGAACCCGAGTTCACCCGTCGATTCCACCCGGGGAAATTCCCTCTGCACCCTCCTGCGCGAGATCAACAAGATCGAAGGAGATTTCTGGGTGCGCCTTCTCTACACACACCCGGCGCATTGGTCGGACGAGCTCATCACCACCATCGCCGAGTGCGACAAGGTCGCGAAATACGTGGATATCCCGCTCCAACACATTTCCGACCGTATGTTGACCGCCATGAAACGGGTCACATCGGGCGATTACATCCGCGATCTCCTGCGCCGCATGCGCGCGGGCATCCCCGGGCTCGGCATTCGCACGACGTTCATCGTAGGTTTCCCCGGCGAGACGGAGGAGGATTTCCAGGAGCTGTTGGAGTTCATCGAGGAATTCCGCTTCGAGCGCGCCGGGGTTTTCCAATACTCCAAGGAAGAGGGCACCCGCGCCGTGAAGCTCGACGGCCACCTCCACCACATGACCCGCAAAAGCCGCTGGTCCCGCGCCATGTCCGCCCTACAGAAAATCGCCTCGGAGACGAACCAGTCACAGGTCGGCAAGGACGTCCGCGTCCTCGTCGAGCAACCCGGCGTCGGCCGCACCCAATGGGATGCGCCCGAGATCGACGGCAGCGTCATGGTCGATGAGAAACTCCCCGTCGGCTCCTTCGCGAATGTGAAGATCGGCGACTGGCGC
- the xseA gene encoding exodeoxyribonuclease VII large subunit — MDLFSDIPKKPAKAFSVSQLVRKMKRTIEVEVGKLWIEGEVSNLKKQSSGHWYFSLKDEGSQIQCAMFGARNKEGSEALEDGAQVRVFAEATVYLARGQLQVIVEKAERSGQGDLQARFEALKKKLHAEGLFDASRKKALPAFPRTIGIVTSPTGAAIQDILNILSRRAPWVQPVLFPVRVQGKGVEREIASAIGKLNAPEKFGYPRCDLLIVGRGGGSLEDLWCFNEEIVARAIAASEIPVISAVGHEIDFTIADFAADLRAPTPSAAAELAVPDAAELAAKLDGLQNRIARSLRNLLREPSQRLDSLRSELAQAAATGITARAGELREIRLRHGALHPLRIIERRLEKLATLGKDLRTLTAHQLANRAEKLKRLETMIRTLGPESAFRRGFSITMDADGNILRSTKSAKPGQAIRTRLIDGEIISNIR, encoded by the coding sequence GTGGATCTGTTTTCCGATATCCCGAAAAAACCGGCGAAAGCCTTTTCCGTGAGCCAGCTGGTGCGGAAAATGAAGCGCACCATCGAGGTGGAGGTCGGGAAACTCTGGATCGAGGGAGAGGTCTCGAACCTCAAGAAACAGAGCAGCGGTCACTGGTATTTCTCGCTCAAGGACGAGGGCTCTCAGATCCAGTGCGCGATGTTCGGAGCGCGCAACAAGGAGGGATCCGAGGCGCTGGAGGACGGGGCGCAGGTGCGGGTTTTCGCGGAGGCCACCGTCTATCTCGCCCGCGGCCAGCTCCAGGTGATTGTAGAAAAAGCCGAGCGCTCCGGCCAGGGGGACTTGCAGGCGCGCTTCGAGGCCTTGAAGAAAAAGCTCCACGCGGAAGGGCTTTTCGACGCCTCCCGGAAAAAGGCATTGCCCGCCTTCCCGCGCACCATCGGCATCGTCACCTCGCCGACCGGTGCCGCCATCCAGGACATCCTCAATATCCTCTCCCGCCGCGCCCCCTGGGTGCAGCCCGTGCTTTTTCCCGTCCGTGTGCAGGGCAAGGGCGTGGAGCGAGAAATCGCCTCCGCCATCGGAAAGCTCAACGCACCGGAAAAATTCGGTTACCCCCGCTGCGACCTGCTCATCGTCGGGCGCGGCGGCGGATCGCTGGAGGATCTCTGGTGCTTCAACGAGGAAATTGTCGCCCGCGCCATCGCCGCCTCGGAAATCCCGGTCATTTCCGCAGTCGGACACGAGATCGATTTCACCATCGCCGATTTCGCCGCCGACCTCCGCGCACCCACACCAAGCGCCGCCGCCGAGCTCGCCGTGCCCGATGCCGCCGAACTGGCCGCGAAACTGGATGGCCTGCAAAACCGCATCGCCCGCTCCCTCAGAAACCTCCTCCGCGAGCCAAGCCAACGCCTCGACTCCCTCCGCTCCGAGCTCGCGCAGGCCGCCGCCACCGGCATCACCGCCCGCGCTGGCGAACTCCGCGAGATCCGCCTCCGCCACGGCGCACTCCACCCGCTGCGCATCATCGAACGCCGCCTTGAAAAGCTCGCCACCCTCGGCAAGGATCTCCGCACGCTCACCGCCCACCAGCTCGCAAACCGCGCGGAAAAGCTCAAGCGACTCGAGACCATGATCCGCACCCTCGGCCCCGAATCCGCCTTCCGGCGCGGCTTTTCCATCACCATGGATGCGGACGGGAACATCCTCCGCTCCACGAAATCCGCCAAGCCAGGCCAAGCCATCCGCACCCGCCTCATCGACGGTGAAATCATTTCCAACATCAGATAA
- a CDS encoding succinate dehydrogenase/fumarate reductase iron-sulfur subunit codes for MNLTLKVWRQSGPRSKGRIHTYPAENIPAEASFLEMLDIVNERIIGDGDDPIHFDHDCREGICGSCSLTINGVPHSKEKGITTCQVHMRKFRDGDTIWIEPFRAEPFPVVKDLIVDRSAFDRIIAAGGYIDIRTGSAVDANSIPIPKDDADSAFDAAACIGCGACVAACKNASAMLFVSAKVSHLGHLPQGQPERRKRALAMVRQMDKEGFGNCTNQYECEAACPKEISVDHIARLNRDFGKGVLEEQFA; via the coding sequence ATGAACCTCACCCTCAAAGTCTGGCGCCAGAGCGGCCCCCGCTCCAAAGGCCGCATCCACACCTACCCCGCCGAGAACATCCCCGCGGAAGCCTCCTTCCTCGAAATGCTCGACATCGTCAACGAGCGCATCATCGGCGATGGCGACGATCCCATCCACTTCGACCACGACTGCCGCGAGGGCATCTGCGGATCCTGCTCGCTCACCATCAACGGCGTCCCCCACTCCAAGGAAAAGGGCATCACCACCTGCCAGGTCCACATGAGGAAATTCCGCGACGGCGACACGATCTGGATCGAGCCTTTCCGCGCAGAACCATTCCCCGTCGTCAAGGATCTCATCGTCGACCGCAGCGCCTTCGACCGCATCATCGCCGCCGGCGGCTACATCGACATCCGCACCGGATCCGCCGTGGATGCGAACTCCATACCCATCCCCAAGGACGATGCCGACAGCGCCTTCGACGCCGCCGCCTGCATCGGCTGCGGCGCCTGCGTCGCCGCATGCAAGAACGCATCCGCCATGCTTTTCGTCTCCGCGAAAGTCTCGCACCTCGGCCACCTCCCGCAGGGCCAGCCGGAGCGCCGCAAACGCGCCCTCGCCATGGTACGCCAGATGGACAAGGAAGGCTTCGGAAACTGCACCAACCAGTACGAGTGCGAGGCCGCATGCCCCAAGGAAATATCCGTCGACCACATCGCCCGCCTGAACCGCGATTTCGGCAAGGGCGTCCTCGAAGAGCAATTCGCCTGA
- the msrB gene encoding peptide-methionine (R)-S-oxide reductase MsrB: METLSKAPEEPLGKVVRTEAEWEKILTPEQYHILREAGTEPPDGDEYHEFKKQGDGAYHCAGCGALLFSSEHKFDSRCGWPSFYDPAKAQNVTTRPDNSGGRSRTEVNCAICGGHLGHVFSGEGFGTPTDLRYCINGVGLKFVPK; the protein is encoded by the coding sequence ATGGAAACCCTCAGCAAAGCCCCCGAAGAGCCGCTCGGAAAGGTTGTCAGAACCGAGGCCGAGTGGGAAAAAATCCTCACCCCCGAGCAATACCACATCCTCCGCGAGGCCGGCACGGAGCCGCCGGACGGCGACGAATACCACGAGTTCAAGAAACAGGGAGACGGTGCCTACCACTGCGCAGGCTGCGGGGCCTTGCTTTTCTCCTCCGAGCACAAGTTCGACTCCCGCTGCGGCTGGCCCTCCTTCTACGATCCCGCTAAGGCGCAGAACGTCACCACCCGCCCCGACAACTCCGGCGGCAGATCCCGCACCGAGGTCAACTGCGCCATCTGCGGCGGCCACCTCGGCCACGTTTTCTCAGGCGAGGGCTTCGGCACCCCCACCGACCTCCGCTACTGCATCAACGGCGTCGGCCTAAAGTTCGTCCCGAAATAG